The Leptospira andrefontaineae genome has a segment encoding these proteins:
- a CDS encoding polysaccharide biosynthesis protein produces the protein MGQWNRRSLLFPVDLSFMILSYFLAHLIRFESTVFLQEPNDFFIPLLIVVVCRSLVFLFSNIYRSIWAYASIHDLVEIIKTTILSSLISNTALLFYNGFEHLSRMIPVIDTLLLLGFLCIRSLSWRLVRDQYILRKKQGDGIPTLILGAGKTGATLLTELRRHNDLNLLPLGLLDDDESKIGAHIQGVPVIGKIDQAESLIRSLEIKKVLIAFSNPDGKQIGKLIKSFESENVDFKILPSLGSLFFDPPKVQQLREIRVEDVLGRPVVDLEIESIRSYIAGKTVLITGAGGSIGSELCRQVAVFHPAKMILLDSAETPLYEIDYELRKVFKDSGIQFRAVIADIKNPLRIGSVFESDRPQVVFHSAAYKHVPMMEINPSEAVLNNVLGTKNLADISRIYGTERFVLISTDKAVNPVNIMGASKRVAELYLQAISQGTKTKFITVRFGNVLGSSGSVIPRFREQISNGGPVTVTHPDIIRYFMTIPEATQLVLQAAAMGEKEEIFLLDMGEPIRILNLAEDMIRLSGFRPYTDIPIVFTGLRPGEKLFEELLLDLEGIKKTHHPKIRIAAPLEEGDPSSFQARFNSLLEAAKSDREEEIFSSFKTLVPEYKIHKEYISEESSRKLKNDG, from the coding sequence ATGGGACAATGGAATCGTCGAAGCCTTCTCTTCCCTGTGGATTTAAGCTTCATGATCCTCTCCTATTTCCTAGCCCACCTGATCCGTTTTGAATCCACTGTATTTCTACAGGAGCCTAACGACTTTTTTATTCCCCTCCTGATCGTAGTAGTTTGTCGTTCTCTAGTATTTCTATTTTCGAATATTTATAGATCGATTTGGGCTTATGCTTCCATCCACGACCTAGTGGAAATTATCAAGACCACCATTCTGTCTTCATTGATCTCGAATACCGCACTCTTATTTTACAACGGATTCGAGCATCTTTCCAGAATGATCCCCGTAATAGACACACTTCTTCTTTTAGGATTTTTGTGTATTCGAAGCCTTTCCTGGAGGCTAGTAAGAGATCAGTACATTCTACGCAAAAAACAAGGGGATGGAATTCCTACACTCATCTTAGGCGCTGGAAAAACAGGAGCCACACTTCTCACGGAGTTAAGAAGGCATAATGATCTGAACCTTCTTCCCTTGGGTCTTTTGGATGACGACGAATCCAAGATCGGAGCCCATATCCAAGGTGTGCCGGTTATAGGAAAAATTGACCAAGCTGAATCTCTGATCCGTTCTCTTGAAATAAAAAAGGTGCTGATCGCATTCAGCAATCCGGACGGAAAACAAATAGGTAAACTGATAAAAAGTTTCGAATCTGAGAATGTAGATTTTAAGATCCTACCTTCTTTGGGTTCTCTATTTTTCGATCCGCCAAAAGTACAACAATTAAGAGAGATCCGAGTAGAAGACGTATTAGGACGTCCCGTCGTAGATCTAGAAATAGAATCCATTCGTTCTTATATCGCAGGTAAAACTGTACTCATCACAGGTGCTGGCGGCTCAATCGGAAGCGAATTATGTAGACAGGTCGCAGTATTCCATCCTGCAAAAATGATCCTGCTTGATTCCGCGGAAACTCCTCTCTACGAGATAGATTACGAACTCAGAAAAGTTTTTAAAGACAGTGGTATACAATTCAGGGCAGTAATCGCAGATATTAAAAATCCTTTGAGGATCGGTTCTGTTTTTGAATCGGATCGTCCCCAAGTTGTATTTCACTCCGCCGCCTACAAACATGTACCCATGATGGAGATCAATCCATCCGAAGCAGTTTTAAATAATGTACTAGGAACTAAGAACTTAGCGGATATTTCTAGAATTTATGGGACCGAACGTTTTGTTTTAATTTCCACTGACAAGGCAGTCAATCCAGTAAACATAATGGGTGCTTCCAAAAGAGTTGCGGAGTTATATCTGCAGGCGATCTCCCAAGGCACCAAGACAAAATTTATTACAGTAAGATTCGGTAACGTGTTAGGTTCCAGCGGTTCGGTCATTCCTAGATTTAGAGAACAGATCAGTAATGGTGGTCCTGTGACTGTGACCCATCCGGATATTATCCGTTATTTTATGACGATCCCGGAAGCTACACAATTGGTTTTGCAAGCGGCAGCCATGGGGGAGAAGGAAGAAATTTTTCTCCTAGATATGGGAGAACCGATCCGCATCCTAAATCTTGCGGAAGATATGATCCGGCTTTCAGGTTTTCGACCTTATACGGATATACCGATCGTGTTCACAGGTTTAAGACCTGGAGAAAAACTATTCGAAGAACTACTGTTAGATCTAGAAGGGATCAAAAAAACACACCATCCTAAAATCAGGATTGCAGCCCCCTTAGAGGAAGGAGATCCTAGCAGCTTCCAGGCCAGATTTAACTCTTTATTAGAAGCAGCAAAATCGGATCGAGAAGAAGAGATATTCTCTTCTTTTAAAACTCTAGTGCCTGAGTATAAAATTCATAAAGAATATATCAGCGAGGAATCCTCGCGTAAGTTGAAAAATGATGGATAG
- a CDS encoding ClpXP protease specificity-enhancing factor SspB, translating to MDSPNLEDIQTLREFKKQLFSVYWERFGTFYVHVMPHPDLKIGKRGLVGEEPESGIILVIGPRAARDIKIEEEWVYAELQFGYTWEQVFLPWDGIFRYFDKSQQTVTQMRIYLGKPDVPPKKEETASAETKEEVSDPESKSSKRKDNVIQVDFGSKTKK from the coding sequence ATGGATAGTCCGAATTTAGAAGACATACAGACACTTCGAGAATTCAAAAAACAACTCTTTTCAGTGTACTGGGAAAGGTTCGGTACCTTCTACGTACACGTAATGCCTCATCCAGATCTCAAAATTGGAAAAAGAGGACTCGTGGGAGAAGAGCCCGAATCAGGTATCATCCTAGTCATAGGACCCCGCGCTGCAAGAGATATCAAAATAGAAGAAGAATGGGTGTACGCTGAATTACAGTTCGGTTATACCTGGGAACAAGTCTTTCTACCCTGGGACGGAATTTTCAGATATTTCGACAAGTCCCAACAAACAGTCACTCAAATGAGAATATATTTAGGTAAGCCGGATGTTCCTCCTAAAAAAGAAGAAACAGCTTCGGCAGAAACCAAAGAAGAAGTTTCCGATCCGGAATCAAAATCTTCAAAACGAAAAGATAATGTAATCCAAGTAGACTTCGGGAGTAAAACAAAGAAATGA
- a CDS encoding NCS2 family permease, with product MSKYKWFVAGDLDGFFGLMIDNLIQILVLVALCIGFCGMPQDFVFRVVIPGAAISLLVGNLFYAWQARQLAISENRSDVTALPYGINTVSLFAFVFFVMFPVYQKTNSYKAAWSIGLLASFVSGLIEFFGAFVAEKIRKATPRAALLSALAGIALTFISMDFLVRTFLNPLVAFVPFGIILLQYFGRVVFPFKIPGGLISVIVGTLLAWYLPHFTGKQMMDGAALHSSIDFGFNLPVWSGGDLFEAWSQIGIREYLSVILPMGIFNVIGSLQNIESAEAAGDKYNTRNSLMMNGVGTIVGSLFGSPFPTTIYIGHPGWKALGARSGYSSLNGIFMTLIAFFGLVSFVCALIPVEAGMAIVLWIGIVIGAQAFEATPTRHAPAVVLGLLPALAGWGVLMIQSAFNYAAPILAKAIEGTEAASKTQNIWLSTVPLDQPIFPYSLGGLLSLSQGFLLSSMVWAAIATFVIDRDFKKAIIASLIGAFLAGTGFIHSYSLAGNAILNSFQLNLGPFVWAYLLLAGLFLLASFLKKEPRAV from the coding sequence ATGAGCAAATACAAATGGTTTGTTGCCGGAGATCTGGATGGATTCTTCGGACTGATGATCGATAACCTGATCCAAATTTTGGTTCTGGTAGCTTTATGTATCGGCTTCTGTGGAATGCCCCAGGATTTTGTATTCAGAGTTGTAATTCCAGGAGCTGCAATCTCACTACTCGTCGGAAATCTTTTCTACGCTTGGCAAGCAAGGCAACTTGCAATTTCCGAAAATAGAAGTGATGTAACTGCATTACCTTACGGGATCAATACTGTTTCCTTATTCGCATTCGTCTTCTTTGTAATGTTCCCGGTTTATCAAAAAACGAACAGCTATAAAGCAGCTTGGTCTATCGGACTTCTTGCAAGTTTCGTATCCGGTTTAATCGAATTTTTTGGAGCATTTGTAGCGGAGAAGATCCGCAAGGCTACTCCTAGAGCAGCACTTCTTTCCGCGCTCGCAGGGATCGCACTTACATTTATCTCTATGGACTTTTTGGTCCGTACATTCTTAAATCCACTTGTTGCATTCGTTCCATTCGGAATTATACTTTTGCAATATTTCGGAAGAGTAGTATTTCCATTTAAGATCCCAGGTGGACTGATCTCAGTAATCGTAGGTACCCTACTCGCTTGGTATCTTCCCCATTTTACCGGAAAACAAATGATGGATGGGGCCGCATTACACTCCTCTATCGATTTTGGATTTAATCTTCCTGTATGGAGTGGTGGAGATCTATTCGAAGCTTGGAGCCAGATCGGTATCAGAGAATATTTATCTGTAATCTTACCGATGGGAATTTTTAACGTAATCGGTTCCTTGCAGAATATTGAATCTGCAGAAGCAGCAGGAGATAAATACAATACCAGGAATTCCCTCATGATGAATGGTGTTGGGACAATCGTTGGTTCCTTATTCGGATCTCCTTTCCCTACTACAATTTATATTGGTCATCCAGGTTGGAAAGCGCTCGGAGCTAGATCTGGTTATTCCAGTTTGAACGGAATTTTTATGACTTTGATTGCGTTCTTTGGACTAGTCAGTTTTGTATGTGCTCTCATTCCGGTAGAGGCAGGAATGGCAATTGTGCTTTGGATCGGTATCGTGATCGGTGCACAAGCATTTGAAGCTACCCCTACTAGACATGCACCTGCAGTAGTACTTGGGCTTCTTCCTGCTCTTGCGGGTTGGGGAGTTTTGATGATCCAAAGTGCATTCAATTACGCGGCACCAATTCTTGCAAAAGCGATAGAAGGAACAGAGGCAGCATCCAAAACCCAAAATATCTGGCTTTCTACAGTACCACTAGATCAGCCGATTTTTCCGTATTCGCTCGGTGGACTTTTGAGTTTATCCCAAGGATTTTTACTTTCTTCCATGGTTTGGGCAGCGATCGCAACTTTCGTGATCGATAGAGATTTTAAGAAGGCAATCATTGCCAGTTTGATAGGTGCTTTTCTTGCCGGAACAGGATTTATACATTCTTATTCCTTGGCTGGAAACGCAATTTTGAACTCTTTTCAGCTAAACCTGGGTCCATTTGTCTGGGCATATTTATTACTTGCGGGACTTTTTCTTCTCGCTTCTTTCTTGAAGAAGGAACCAAGAGCGGTCTAA
- the htpX gene encoding protease HtpX, whose amino-acid sequence MALFRRFGLFALTNIAVIFTIGLILRLTGLDVYLAKSGVPYATTLLFAAIWGMGGAFISLLLSKFMVKASMGVQVIDPRNASGWQRDLLTRVQRLASAAGLPMPEVGYYESPEINAFATGPSRSSALVAVSTGLLNGMDSEELDGVLGHELSHVANGDMVTMTLVQGVINSFVIFFSWIVSKVIVSQLNRNDDRGSSGGFFMEFMIRQLLMVVFGLLGSIVVAYVSRAREYRADAGGAKLAGRSSMIAALERLKVAFSRDPIDQRGETIAALKISNRAGGLASLFATHPPLEERIAALRAKAY is encoded by the coding sequence ATGGCGCTTTTTCGTAGATTTGGATTATTCGCGCTTACCAATATCGCGGTAATTTTCACGATCGGATTGATTTTAAGACTTACTGGACTGGACGTATATTTAGCCAAGTCCGGAGTACCTTACGCTACTACCCTTCTATTCGCTGCGATCTGGGGTATGGGAGGTGCATTCATTTCTTTGCTGCTTTCCAAGTTTATGGTAAAGGCCTCCATGGGAGTCCAAGTTATCGATCCTAGAAACGCATCCGGATGGCAAAGAGATCTTTTAACTAGAGTGCAAAGGCTGGCTTCAGCTGCAGGACTTCCTATGCCGGAAGTTGGATATTACGAATCTCCTGAGATCAACGCATTTGCTACGGGTCCTAGTAGAAGTAGCGCATTAGTCGCCGTTTCCACCGGGCTTTTGAACGGAATGGATAGCGAAGAATTGGATGGGGTGTTGGGACACGAACTTTCTCACGTAGCCAATGGAGACATGGTAACCATGACTCTAGTTCAGGGAGTGATCAACTCGTTCGTGATCTTCTTCTCTTGGATCGTAAGTAAGGTTATCGTTTCTCAATTGAATCGTAACGATGATAGAGGATCCAGTGGTGGATTCTTTATGGAGTTCATGATCAGACAACTTCTGATGGTAGTCTTCGGACTTTTAGGCTCCATAGTTGTGGCTTACGTATCCAGAGCCAGAGAGTATCGTGCCGATGCAGGCGGAGCAAAATTAGCCGGAAGATCTAGTATGATCGCTGCTTTAGAAAGATTAAAAGTAGCTTTTAGTAGAGATCCAATCGATCAAAGAGGAGAAACCATCGCCGCTTTGAAAATTTCCAATAGAGCCGGAGGACTTGCATCCTTATTTGCAACCCACCCTCCTCTAGAAGAAAGAATTGCCGCTCTTAGAGCAAAAGCATACTAA
- a CDS encoding adenine phosphoribosyltransferase → MSIVKSKIRTIPDYPRKGILFRDITSLLLDPEGLALTIGTFVDRYTGKGITKVAGIEARGFIIGAPLAFQLGVGFIPIRKKGKLPSETVSQEYDLEYGKDVIEIHKDSVVPGDRILLMDDLIATGGTMIAAVQLLQKLGAEVPEVGVIIDLPDLGGATKLNKDLGVNVFSICEFEGH, encoded by the coding sequence ATGTCCATAGTTAAAAGCAAAATTCGCACGATCCCGGATTATCCCCGCAAAGGAATCCTATTCAGAGACATCACTTCCCTATTATTAGATCCGGAAGGTTTAGCTCTTACAATAGGTACTTTCGTAGACCGGTACACAGGAAAAGGAATCACTAAAGTAGCCGGAATCGAAGCCAGAGGTTTTATCATTGGTGCACCTCTTGCATTCCAACTAGGAGTAGGTTTCATACCGATCCGTAAAAAAGGAAAACTTCCTTCCGAAACAGTTTCCCAAGAATATGATCTAGAATATGGAAAAGATGTGATCGAGATCCATAAGGATTCCGTGGTTCCTGGAGATAGAATTCTACTTATGGACGACCTGATCGCAACTGGTGGAACAATGATCGCCGCAGTACAGTTATTACAAAAATTAGGCGCAGAAGTTCCTGAAGTCGGAGTCATTATTGATCTTCCTGATCTAGGCGGGGCTACAAAATTAAATAAAGATTTAGGTGTAAACGTATTCTCTATCTGTGAATTCGAAGGACATTAA
- a CDS encoding S1C family serine protease, whose protein sequence is MRILKFGLIVLVFFSLHFPLFSEERSDFDHVRKAVVQIKVYSQAFSAFTPWATDGVRASSGTGFLIGNKRILTNAHVISNAKYVQVQRYNQTEWYRVKILHVAHDCDLAVLEAEDPEFYKDSTDLSLGEIPELNSSLIVVGYPIGGNKVSVTRGIVSRKEQSKYEHSSVDSHLVLQVDAAINPGNSGGPAIQNNKVVGVAFQVATKGENIGYLIPTKVIRHFLKDIEDGKYDGYVELGIGTFNSFNTSLRKAKGIPEGLEGVFVTRILPNGSADGYLKEGDYLTEIDGLSIGRNGTITLDKDARVDFTETVDDKYSGEPIRFKVFRNGKLIDIEFKAKRMPDFDFMRNRYDNPFDYSMIGGLLFQEMTRDLLGAWSRSGSTSGGSQFLYRYDYFIEDGIGRTKKADVVLYRKLAHPVNSSSDYFLNLVLESVNGEAINSLTDLKRIIGESKSKFLKLKFLNIDLPLILDREEAQKADSQIKSTYGLE, encoded by the coding sequence ATGCGGATCCTGAAATTTGGTCTGATCGTACTAGTATTCTTCTCCCTTCATTTTCCTCTCTTCTCGGAAGAAAGAAGCGATTTCGATCATGTGCGAAAAGCAGTCGTGCAGATCAAAGTATATTCCCAAGCATTCAGTGCATTCACTCCTTGGGCAACCGACGGGGTCCGTGCAAGTTCAGGAACAGGGTTTCTAATCGGGAACAAAAGAATATTAACAAATGCTCATGTAATCTCGAACGCAAAATACGTTCAGGTGCAGAGGTATAACCAGACAGAATGGTACAGGGTCAAGATCCTACATGTGGCCCATGACTGCGACCTAGCAGTCCTCGAAGCAGAAGATCCTGAATTTTATAAGGATTCTACAGATCTAAGTTTGGGAGAAATTCCCGAATTGAATTCTTCTCTTATCGTAGTAGGATATCCGATCGGGGGAAACAAGGTCTCCGTAACTAGAGGGATCGTTTCCAGAAAAGAACAATCCAAATACGAACATTCTTCTGTAGATAGCCACTTAGTTTTGCAAGTGGACGCTGCGATCAACCCAGGAAATTCAGGTGGACCTGCCATCCAGAACAATAAGGTAGTAGGAGTCGCTTTCCAAGTCGCTACCAAAGGTGAGAATATCGGTTACCTAATCCCTACTAAAGTGATTCGTCATTTTCTAAAAGACATAGAAGACGGAAAATATGACGGGTATGTGGAACTTGGTATCGGAACATTCAATTCTTTTAATACTTCGCTCAGAAAAGCAAAAGGTATCCCGGAAGGTTTAGAAGGTGTATTTGTAACCAGAATTCTTCCGAACGGTTCTGCAGATGGATATCTGAAAGAGGGGGATTATCTTACGGAGATAGATGGTCTCTCAATCGGAAGGAACGGCACAATTACTCTCGATAAGGATGCCCGAGTAGATTTTACAGAAACAGTCGATGATAAATATTCAGGAGAACCGATCCGATTCAAGGTATTCCGTAACGGCAAATTGATCGATATAGAGTTCAAAGCCAAAAGAATGCCTGATTTCGATTTTATGAGAAACAGGTACGATAATCCTTTCGATTATTCTATGATCGGCGGATTATTATTCCAAGAGATGACCAGAGATCTTTTAGGCGCTTGGAGTAGAAGTGGAAGCACTTCCGGCGGCAGTCAGTTCTTATATAGATACGATTATTTTATAGAAGATGGGATCGGTAGGACCAAAAAAGCAGATGTGGTCCTATACAGAAAATTAGCGCACCCGGTAAATTCTTCTTCCGATTATTTTTTGAATCTGGTTTTGGAATCTGTTAACGGAGAAGCGATCAATAGCCTCACTGACCTGAAAAGAATTATCGGGGAATCCAAGTCTAAATTTTTAAAATTAAAATTTTTGAATATAGATCTTCCGTTGATCTTGGATAGAGAAGAAGCCCAAAAAGCGGATTCCCAGATCAAAAGTACCTACGGTTTGGAGTAA
- a CDS encoding S1C family serine protease: MKSKIFLVIISICVFSSGLSAKKPKPSSKPVTTANGIASQAKAEEEYKKSIVQVKISYQEPDYFNPWKKKNPKVRRGVGIVVPGEKILLPAHLLAHSTLIEVKKHSSYAETKATVARQDSESDLALLKIEEENFFKDLIPFEFQKEIDYPRQVSIYQLDNSGSIQSASGALISMDLDQYPQGMVELPVLDVNSTETLNGNGEVLLEKGKVSGILFDFSGDKNSGRAIPSFLISKFLGDFGKTEIPFKGFRYRPIMDKATKDFYSLKTKDQGILVAEILPDSSADGILKIGDVILEFGGKKIDSKGYFHHSKYGKQVLSYIAHIGDEFGYQIGKQIPIKIIRSGKEEEVQLTLKPFPYSSIRIPHRNLGSKSEYYFDGGFLFVELSEGYLLEWGKDWRSKVDRKLLYTFDYHKFSTGDKKEGKFVLLSQVIPDESNQGYHEVSGRLVDQVNGKPVQSIQDISNEVKSSKSRYITILLDDGTDVVLDKESLSAANQRVQKEYRIPKSSMGPR; this comes from the coding sequence GTGAAATCCAAGATCTTTCTAGTCATTATCAGCATTTGTGTTTTCAGCTCAGGATTATCCGCTAAAAAGCCAAAACCGTCCTCTAAGCCTGTAACTACTGCAAATGGGATCGCATCCCAGGCAAAAGCGGAAGAAGAATACAAAAAGAGTATTGTCCAAGTAAAGATCTCCTACCAAGAACCTGATTATTTTAACCCTTGGAAAAAGAAAAACCCAAAGGTAAGAAGAGGTGTGGGGATCGTAGTCCCTGGAGAAAAGATCTTACTCCCAGCGCATTTACTCGCCCACTCTACATTGATAGAAGTTAAAAAACATTCTTCTTATGCGGAGACAAAAGCGACGGTAGCAAGACAAGATTCCGAATCCGATCTAGCACTTTTAAAAATAGAAGAAGAAAACTTCTTCAAAGATCTGATCCCTTTTGAATTCCAAAAAGAGATAGATTATCCAAGACAAGTTTCCATTTACCAATTGGACAACTCAGGTTCTATCCAATCCGCTTCAGGTGCTCTAATCAGTATGGACCTGGACCAATATCCGCAAGGAATGGTGGAACTCCCTGTATTGGATGTGAACTCTACTGAAACATTAAATGGAAACGGAGAAGTTCTATTAGAAAAAGGAAAAGTAAGCGGGATACTTTTCGACTTCTCCGGAGATAAAAACTCAGGTAGAGCGATTCCTTCCTTTTTGATCAGTAAATTCTTAGGAGATTTCGGCAAAACTGAGATCCCTTTTAAAGGTTTCCGTTATAGGCCAATCATGGACAAGGCCACCAAAGACTTTTATTCCCTTAAAACAAAAGACCAAGGAATATTAGTAGCCGAGATATTACCTGATAGTTCTGCAGATGGGATATTAAAAATAGGTGATGTGATCCTGGAGTTTGGCGGCAAGAAGATAGACTCGAAAGGATATTTTCATCATTCAAAATACGGCAAACAGGTTCTTTCTTATATTGCTCATATAGGAGACGAATTCGGCTACCAGATCGGAAAACAAATCCCGATCAAAATTATCAGATCCGGCAAAGAGGAAGAAGTCCAACTCACCTTAAAACCTTTTCCTTATTCTTCTATTCGGATCCCTCATAGAAATCTTGGATCTAAATCGGAATACTATTTTGATGGTGGTTTCCTATTCGTAGAACTTTCTGAAGGTTACTTACTCGAATGGGGAAAAGATTGGAGATCTAAGGTAGATCGCAAACTTCTATACACATTCGATTATCATAAGTTCAGCACAGGTGACAAAAAAGAAGGTAAATTCGTATTACTCTCCCAGGTTATTCCTGACGAATCCAATCAGGGTTATCATGAAGTTTCAGGAAGACTAGTAGATCAAGTAAACGGTAAACCAGTTCAATCAATCCAAGATATTTCTAATGAAGTAAAATCATCCAAGTCTAGATATATTACGATTTTATTAGATGATGGAACTGATGTTGTTTTGGATAAAGAAAGCCTGAGCGCCGCTAACCAAAGGGTCCAAAAAGAATATAGGATCCCCAAGTCCTCAATGGGCCCTCGCTAA
- a CDS encoding LB_289 family protein: MKRTELERRERDLRKAQKKQEALDKRGGGNGVGDFIDQLSGLFRYDATEIFNTKDDINILEVLEEMQVILPQKKWDDVLKKAIKKTGVVEKERAYKELVELLNVEEENEDEEEEVGV, translated from the coding sequence ATGAAACGGACCGAATTGGAGAGACGAGAAAGAGATCTCCGCAAAGCGCAAAAAAAACAAGAAGCCCTAGATAAACGCGGAGGCGGAAACGGAGTCGGCGATTTTATCGATCAGCTTTCCGGGCTATTCCGTTACGACGCAACAGAGATCTTTAATACCAAAGACGATATCAATATTCTGGAAGTTTTGGAAGAGATGCAAGTGATCCTTCCCCAGAAAAAATGGGATGATGTTCTTAAAAAAGCGATTAAGAAAACAGGCGTTGTAGAAAAAGAAAGAGCCTATAAAGAGCTCGTGGAACTTCTAAACGTAGAAGAAGAGAACGAGGATGAAGAGGAAGAAGTAGGCGTTTAA
- a CDS encoding DUF4269 domain-containing protein — protein sequence MTNRFSDCTSLLKDHKVLETLSEFSPEFVGSIPIGVDLPQSDIDIICELRPSILKVLESFSSYPGFQLSEKILGNVSSIICRFRLGSEKVEIVTQNISPQKQIAYQHMIIEEKILKDKGETFRLSILEKKKEGKNTEAAFAELLGLEGDPYSSLLEYGEKK from the coding sequence ATGACAAACCGATTTTCGGATTGTACTTCACTTCTAAAAGATCATAAAGTTCTCGAAACACTTTCCGAATTCTCTCCTGAATTCGTAGGTTCCATTCCAATCGGAGTGGACCTTCCCCAATCTGACATTGATATTATCTGCGAATTAAGACCTTCTATTCTAAAAGTCCTAGAATCATTTTCTTCTTATCCTGGTTTTCAGCTCTCCGAAAAGATTTTAGGTAATGTATCTTCTATCATTTGTAGATTCCGCTTAGGATCTGAAAAGGTCGAGATCGTGACCCAAAATATTTCCCCCCAGAAACAAATCGCTTATCAGCATATGATTATAGAGGAGAAAATCCTGAAAGATAAAGGTGAAACTTTTAGGCTGTCTATCTTGGAGAAAAAGAAAGAAGGGAAAAACACCGAAGCGGCGTTTGCTGAACTTTTAGGTCTGGAAGGAGATCCATATTCTTCTCTTTTGGAATATGGAGAAAAGAAGTAG
- a CDS encoding RNA recognition motif domain-containing protein yields MQNRKLFVGNLNYSVRQQEISDLFSNYGEVAYAKVIEGKGFGFVEMASEEQAENAKNSLNGTEFKGRTLNIDIAKPQTFNKPRRH; encoded by the coding sequence ATGCAGAATCGCAAACTCTTTGTAGGAAATCTTAATTACTCCGTTCGCCAGCAGGAAATCAGTGACCTGTTCTCCAACTACGGCGAAGTAGCTTACGCTAAAGTAATTGAAGGTAAAGGATTCGGATTCGTGGAAATGGCTAGCGAGGAGCAAGCCGAAAACGCGAAGAACAGTCTAAACGGAACCGAGTTCAAAGGTAGAACTTTGAATATCGATATCGCAAAACCTCAGACTTTCAACAAACCAAGAAGACATTAA